The Acidobacteriota bacterium genome contains the following window.
TGCGATCAACGATCTTAACGCGATCTCAATGCCCGGAATGCAGGAAGAAATTTCGCGAGCTGTTACCCGACTCGAAGAGCTTTGCGCAAATCTTGCCAACACGCCGGAAAAGGTCGATTCGACGCTTGCTGACATCGAAAAACTTCTCGAACGAGCCATGCGATCAAATTGGGATCCGGTGCATCTAAAAGTACTAGAGAAAGAAGTCGCCGGGCATCTGCGAGGTTACAAGGCAGATATGAATCCTGAAGCTTATAAAAATACGTTTGACCTGATGCTCACGAAACGCCTTCGCGAAGAGGCGGGCGTACCGCGTCTCGGATTATTTTATTTGTAGGTCGCCGGGGCAGCGGAACAGGAAGTAGGAAAGAATGAGAAAGGTTTTTTTAGTGGTTGGAGTAAGTGTTTTTCTGGTTATTAACGGCTTTTCGCAGACTAAGCCGAAGGTTACAAAGTTTCCCGCCGGAGTTCCGGTCAAGGAAACGGGCGTTGAGGCAACGGGCGGGAAGGTCGAGGAGCGGACCTACAGCAACAAGAAATTTGGCTTTGAGATCACCGTTCCGCAAAATTGGTTCATCGGCGGAGCTGATTTTGAAAGGGTTTTGAAGGATAGCGGCCACGACATCGGCGTTGATCTGGCAACATCGAAGGCGAGCCGATCGATCCAGGTTCTGATGACGGCTTTTCGCTCTGAAGCGACGAGCGGCGGTGCGATCCTTCGTGTTACCTCAGAGGATCTCAAACCAAATCCCCAGATACGTGACGCGGTGGACTATTTTGACGCGATCACTGCGGCCTACGCAACGGCAAAACTGCCGCCTGACTTTGTCTATTCCGCGACTAAGGCTGAAAGGCTCGGAGCGAGACAGTTCGCATACCTCGACACGTCATCGACCGCCGGAAAGAAGCGAATGTACGCGACCGTAAAAAGCGGTTACGCGATCATGTTCACGCTCTCCTATACCAGTGACGACGATCTGCAGACACTGCGGCGAATTCTGGAAAAGGGTAACTTCGCCCTGAAATAGAAGTCCGGGTCAGAACCGCCTGCGTAAGCGGGCGGAACGGCCTGGCCATTGAAATAATTAAAGCGGAACCCAGAGCGAGTCTAATAAACCGAAGTGCCTAAGTACTAATCTTCCTTCCGCCCGCTTACGCAGGCGGTTCTGACCCCGACAAGACTGATCTCGAATAGCTTATCCAGCGATTTTTGTGTTTAATTGAAAAAGTCCAGTTTCTTAAGCAAGGATAGTATTTTCCTGAACCTCTGGTGTTCGGGCGGTAATTTTTTTGAGTAAACACTATACAACCGGTGACATTATTGAGGTTCGCGTCGAGAAGATCGTTCCGCGCGGCTTTGGGCTTGGATTTGCCGAAGATCTGACGGTACTGACGCCGCTGACGGCGCCTGGCGATCTGGTGCGTGTGCGGATCGTTGAGGTGAAAAAGCGGATGGCGTTTGCCGTCGCTGTTGAGGTTAAGGAGCCTGGGCCTAAACGCGTCGAGCCGCCCTGCGAATATTTCGGTAAATGCGGCGGCTGCGACTTTCAGCAGATGAGCTACGAGCAGCAGCTTGCCGCGAAGGTCGGCATCCTTCGCGATTGCCTGCATAGAATTGGGAAGATCGAACACGAAGGCGAAATTCCGATCATCGGCAGCCCAAACGAATTTGGTTATCGCTCGCGGGCCCGCTGGCACATTGACCGCCGGTCACGAAAATTAGGCTATTTTCGACGCGATTCGCACGACGTTATCGACGTGACGCATTGCCCCATCTTAACGCCGGGCTTGCAGTCATCTCTCGAATACACCCGCGAGAGCATGGACTGGGAAGGCCTGTGGGCTGACGAAGCTCAGGTTGAGGCTGCGACGGGCGAAGAAGGCCGCGTATCGCTTTTTTCTCCGGACATGATCGAGCCGACCGCCGAACTGACGTTCGCGACGAAGGACGACACGTACATTTTTTCTGCCCAGGCGTTTTTCCAGGCGAACAAATTCCTGGTCGGCGACCTTATCGAAGCCGCGATCGGCGGTGCGTCGGGCAAGACGGCCTTTGATCTTTACAGCGGCGTCGGGTTGTTTGCTTTG
Protein-coding sequences here:
- a CDS encoding class I SAM-dependent RNA methyltransferase, which gives rise to MSKHYTTGDIIEVRVEKIVPRGFGLGFAEDLTVLTPLTAPGDLVRVRIVEVKKRMAFAVAVEVKEPGPKRVEPPCEYFGKCGGCDFQQMSYEQQLAAKVGILRDCLHRIGKIEHEGEIPIIGSPNEFGYRSRARWHIDRRSRKLGYFRRDSHDVIDVTHCPILTPGLQSSLEYTRESMDWEGLWADEAQVEAATGEEGRVSLFSPDMIEPTAELTFATKDDTYIFSAQAFFQANKFLVGDLIEAAIGGASGKTAFDLYSGVGLFALPLARHFEKVVAVEEHPISVGFAKKNIKHPRLTNIEMVQSAVGRYLNGNQGRDIDLVLIDPPRSGTEKQTIPLIVKLKPREISYVSCEPSILARDLRMMLDGGYRIEKMTAIDLFPQTHHIEAVVRLVRS